One Mycobacteriales bacterium DNA segment encodes these proteins:
- the iolB gene encoding 5-deoxy-glucuronate isomerase, translated as MTDHVLPARSTADGALSTVVTPESAGWAYSGLRVLELHPGGRREFTTGDEEMLVLPLSGGCRVSCGGDDYDLVGRSDVFTGVTDFVYLPRDAAAVIESTGGGRFALPSARCERRLPVRMQTAADVPVEVRGAGRSTRQVNNFCAPGAFETDKLCAVEVLTPGGNWSSYPPHKHDEKRDGEAVLEEIYYFEVAGHDADAGFGFQRVYSSGPDRQIDVATEVRTGDVVLIPHGYHGPSMAAPGYDLYYLNVLAGPEAERTMSFCDDPAHAWIRASWQGVPADPRVPMSGPGRAR; from the coding sequence ATGACCGACCACGTGCTGCCCGCGCGCTCCACCGCGGACGGAGCGCTGTCCACCGTCGTCACGCCCGAGTCGGCCGGCTGGGCCTACTCCGGGCTGCGGGTGCTCGAGCTGCATCCCGGCGGCCGGCGCGAGTTCACCACCGGCGACGAGGAGATGCTCGTCCTGCCGTTGTCCGGCGGCTGCCGGGTGTCGTGCGGCGGGGACGACTACGACCTCGTCGGCCGTAGCGATGTCTTCACCGGCGTGACCGACTTCGTCTACCTCCCACGGGACGCCGCGGCGGTGATCGAGAGCACCGGCGGCGGCCGGTTCGCGCTCCCGTCCGCGCGGTGCGAGCGACGGCTACCGGTCCGGATGCAGACTGCCGCCGACGTCCCGGTCGAGGTGCGCGGCGCCGGCCGGTCCACCCGGCAGGTCAACAACTTCTGCGCCCCCGGTGCGTTCGAGACCGACAAGCTGTGCGCGGTCGAGGTACTGACGCCGGGCGGCAACTGGTCGTCGTACCCGCCGCACAAGCACGACGAAAAGCGCGACGGCGAGGCGGTTCTCGAAGAGATCTACTACTTCGAGGTGGCCGGGCACGACGCGGACGCGGGTTTCGGATTCCAGCGCGTCTACAGTTCCGGTCCGGACCGGCAGATCGACGTGGCGACCGAGGTGCGGACCGGGGACGTCGTCCTCATTCCGCATGGCTACCACGGCCCGTCCATGGCCGCGCCGGGTTACGACCTGTACTACCTCAACGTATTGGCCGGCCCGGAAGCGGAGCGGACGATGTCGTTCTGCGACGACCCGGCGCACGCCTGGATCCGGGCGTCGTGGCAGGGGGTGCCCGCCGACCCGCGGGTGCCGATGAGCGGACCGGGGAGGGCCCGATGA
- the iolD gene encoding 3D-(3,5/4)-trihydroxycyclohexane-1,2-dione acylhydrolase (decyclizing), translating into MSTGTRRLTVGQALVRFLAAQYTERDGVRHRAIAGCSGIFGHGNVAGIGQALLEAAHDDPALLPYRQARNEQGMVHTAVGYARMTNRLSTLACTSSIGPGATNMVTGAALATINRLPVLLLPGDIFATRVADPVLQQLELPGAADVSVNDCFRPVSRFFDRIWRPEMLIPSALQAMRVLTDPAETGAVTLALPQDVQAEAFDVPEEFLAERVWPVRRPLPDTTALDEAAALLAGARRPMIVAGGGVIYSEATDALRRFCDATGVPVGETQAGKGSLPFDHPSALGAVGATGTAAANAIARDADVVIGIGTRWTDFATASQSVFANPDVRFVNVNVAAFDAYKMAGLALVGDARATTDALAGSLGDWRVDDDYRAEVTRRATEWQQVVDSAYHPDPQSGRASLPSQVEVLGVVNETAGPRDVVVNAAGSMPGDLHALWRTRDPKGYHVEYGYSCMGYEIAGGLGVKLAAPDREVFVMVGDGSYLMMAQELVTAVQEGVKLVVVLVQNQGFASIGALSESVGSQRFGTSYRYRDPATRQLDGEVLPVDLAANAASLGADVIRASTLDDLRSALTKAGESARTTVVHIETDPLAGSPDGGAWWDVPVAEVSALESTRQARADYERDKDAQRRHL; encoded by the coding sequence ATGAGCACAGGAACGCGTCGGTTGACCGTCGGCCAGGCGCTGGTCCGTTTCCTGGCGGCGCAATACACCGAACGCGACGGCGTACGGCACCGGGCGATCGCCGGCTGCTCCGGTATCTTCGGGCACGGCAACGTCGCCGGCATCGGCCAGGCGCTGCTCGAGGCCGCCCACGACGATCCCGCGCTGCTGCCCTATCGGCAGGCCCGCAACGAGCAGGGGATGGTGCACACCGCGGTCGGCTACGCGCGGATGACCAACCGGCTGTCCACCCTGGCCTGCACAAGCTCCATCGGCCCGGGCGCCACCAACATGGTCACCGGCGCGGCGCTGGCGACCATCAACCGGCTACCCGTCCTGCTGCTGCCCGGTGACATCTTCGCGACCCGCGTCGCCGATCCCGTGCTGCAGCAGTTGGAGCTGCCCGGCGCCGCGGACGTGTCGGTCAACGACTGCTTCCGGCCGGTGTCCCGCTTCTTCGACCGCATCTGGCGTCCCGAGATGCTGATTCCCTCGGCCCTGCAGGCGATGCGGGTGCTCACCGACCCCGCCGAGACGGGAGCCGTCACCCTCGCACTGCCGCAGGACGTGCAGGCCGAGGCGTTCGACGTCCCCGAGGAGTTCCTCGCCGAGCGGGTCTGGCCGGTACGCCGGCCGCTGCCCGACACCACCGCGCTCGACGAGGCGGCCGCGCTGCTGGCGGGTGCCCGCCGGCCGATGATCGTCGCCGGCGGCGGCGTCATCTACAGCGAGGCGACCGACGCGCTACGCCGGTTCTGCGACGCGACCGGCGTACCGGTCGGCGAGACGCAGGCTGGGAAGGGCTCGCTGCCGTTCGATCACCCCAGCGCGCTCGGCGCGGTCGGCGCCACCGGGACGGCCGCCGCCAACGCGATCGCCCGGGACGCCGACGTCGTCATCGGCATCGGCACCCGATGGACCGACTTCGCCACTGCCTCGCAGTCGGTCTTTGCGAACCCTGACGTTCGGTTCGTCAACGTCAACGTCGCAGCTTTCGACGCCTACAAGATGGCAGGCCTCGCTCTGGTCGGCGATGCGCGGGCGACGACCGACGCACTCGCCGGATCACTCGGCGACTGGCGGGTCGACGACGACTACCGCGCCGAAGTCACGCGCCGGGCCACGGAATGGCAGCAGGTCGTCGACTCGGCCTACCACCCCGATCCGCAGTCGGGCCGGGCGTCGCTGCCCAGCCAGGTCGAGGTGCTCGGCGTCGTCAACGAGACGGCCGGGCCACGCGACGTCGTCGTCAACGCCGCCGGCAGCATGCCCGGTGACCTGCACGCCCTCTGGCGCACCCGCGACCCGAAGGGCTACCACGTCGAATACGGCTACTCCTGCATGGGATACGAGATCGCCGGTGGACTCGGTGTGAAACTCGCCGCCCCGGACCGCGAGGTCTTCGTCATGGTCGGCGACGGCTCCTATCTGATGATGGCGCAGGAACTTGTCACGGCGGTGCAGGAAGGCGTCAAGCTCGTCGTCGTCCTCGTGCAGAACCAGGGGTTCGCCTCGATCGGCGCGCTGTCGGAGTCCGTCGGGTCGCAGCGCTTCGGTACGTCGTACCGCTACCGCGACCCGGCCACCCGGCAGCTCGACGGTGAGGTGCTGCCCGTCGATCTCGCCGCCAACGCGGCAAGCCTCGGCGCCGACGTGATCCGGGCGTCCACCCTGGACGACCTGCGGTCCGCCCTCACCAAGGCCGGCGAATCGGCGCGCACCACCGTGGTCCACATCGAGACCGATCCGCTGGCCGGGTCGCCGGACGGCGGGGCGTGGTGGGACGTCCCCGTCGCCGAGGTGTCCGCGCTGGAGTCGACCCGGCAGGCCCGCGCCGACTACGAGCGGGACAAGGACGCGCAGCGCCGCCACCTCTAG
- a CDS encoding carbamate kinase has protein sequence MRVVVALGGNALSPGGGTGSAAEMRSTLRRTSIRLAELVSRGVSLVLTHGNGPQVGRILLQQEAAAPEVPPMPMDVCGAESQGQIGYLLAQAIDNALRARDLPQRVFPLITQVVVDGRDPAFRRPTKPVGPVYDERTAHGIATASGHVFQQVGDDRWRRVVASPMPLGFVEEQPIRLVVEGGNVLLAAGGGGVPVVLHRSVYRGVEAVVDKDRTAAQLARLVSADQLVILTEVPRVQIGFGTPAARAVPSLTVTEARRLLAEGEFPEGSMGPKIEACCDFVEGCGGRAVIGALIDTVDTVFGDAGTVIVP, from the coding sequence GTGCGGGTGGTCGTCGCGCTGGGAGGCAACGCGCTGAGCCCCGGGGGCGGTACCGGCTCGGCCGCGGAGATGCGGTCGACGCTGCGCCGGACGAGCATCCGGCTCGCCGAACTCGTCTCCCGCGGGGTCTCCCTCGTCCTCACTCACGGCAACGGGCCCCAGGTCGGACGGATCCTGCTGCAGCAGGAAGCCGCCGCGCCGGAGGTGCCGCCGATGCCGATGGATGTCTGCGGCGCCGAGAGCCAGGGCCAGATCGGATACCTGCTCGCCCAGGCCATCGACAACGCGCTGCGGGCGCGCGACCTGCCGCAGCGGGTCTTTCCGCTGATCACCCAGGTCGTCGTCGACGGCCGCGACCCGGCGTTCCGGCGACCGACGAAGCCGGTCGGGCCGGTCTACGACGAGCGCACCGCGCACGGGATCGCGACCGCCTCGGGGCACGTCTTCCAACAGGTCGGTGACGACCGGTGGCGGCGGGTCGTGGCCTCGCCGATGCCGCTCGGATTCGTCGAGGAGCAGCCGATCCGGCTCGTCGTCGAGGGCGGCAACGTGCTGCTCGCGGCCGGTGGCGGCGGGGTGCCGGTGGTCCTGCACCGGTCGGTGTACCGCGGGGTTGAGGCGGTCGTCGACAAGGACCGCACCGCCGCCCAGCTCGCCCGGCTGGTCTCGGCCGACCAACTGGTGATCCTCACCGAGGTACCGCGGGTGCAGATCGGATTCGGTACGCCGGCGGCGCGCGCCGTACCGTCCCTCACCGTGACCGAGGCACGTCGGCTGCTGGCCGAGGGCGAGTTCCCCGAGGGCTCGATGGGGCCGAAGATCGAAGCGTGCTGCGACTTCGTCGAGGGGTGCGGCGGTCGGGCCGTGATCGGCGCGCTCATCGACACCGTCGACACCGTCTTCGGTGACGCCGGCACGGTGATCGTGCCGTGA
- a CDS encoding endonuclease/exonuclease/phosphatase family protein, with protein sequence MTTLRVLTYNVRSLRDDAAAAARAVRSAAPDVVAIQEAPRFVRWRTRGAEFARQCGLVVLSGGRAAAGNLLLCQLGVDVERAGVLGLSHRRGAHHRGAAAAVCSLAGRRFAVVGIHLDLQPDDRSAHVRELFGRLPEVGVDPSLPRIVAGDINETPGEPAWAALAEQLRDGPAAVGADAPTFTARSPGRRIDGVFVDRRLRVVRAQVLDGPEVLAGSDHRPVLTEVELT encoded by the coding sequence GTGACGACCCTGCGGGTGCTCACCTACAACGTGCGGTCGCTGCGCGACGATGCGGCCGCGGCCGCCCGGGCCGTGCGGTCCGCCGCACCCGACGTGGTCGCGATCCAGGAGGCGCCGCGCTTCGTGCGCTGGCGGACTAGGGGCGCCGAGTTCGCCCGGCAATGCGGCCTGGTCGTGTTGAGCGGCGGCCGTGCCGCGGCCGGCAACCTGCTGCTGTGTCAGCTCGGCGTCGACGTCGAACGCGCCGGGGTGCTGGGACTGTCGCACCGCCGCGGCGCACACCACCGGGGCGCGGCGGCGGCGGTGTGCTCACTCGCCGGACGGCGGTTCGCGGTCGTCGGCATCCACCTCGATCTGCAACCCGACGACCGGTCGGCCCACGTGCGCGAACTGTTCGGGCGCCTGCCGGAGGTCGGTGTCGACCCGTCGCTGCCGCGGATCGTTGCCGGAGACATCAACGAGACGCCCGGCGAGCCGGCGTGGGCGGCGCTCGCCGAGCAGCTCCGCGACGGCCCCGCCGCCGTCGGCGCCGACGCGCCGACCTTCACTGCGCGCAGCCCAGGACGGCGCATCGACGGCGTCTTCGTCGACCGGCGGCTCCGCGTCGTCCGCGCGCAGGTGCTGGACGGTCCGGAGGTGCTCGCGGGCTCGGACCACCGGCCGGTGCTCACCGAGGTCGAGCTGACCTGA